The Flammeovirga yaeyamensis genome segment ACCATATCGCTTATAATAATTTTATAATAATCGTTTATTGCTCCTTTTTCTTTACTTAATCTTTCATTATATAAATCTTTTAGATCTTCTTCAATTGGATATAATAAATCAGGTTCTGTTGTAAAAAGGCTTTTAATGTTAGATTTAAAATTATTACTTGAGACATTATCTATTGGAATTCTGATAGGACCATACGCAGCTAATGGAATTGTAGAATACTTAACTTTATTATCTTTATATACCCATCTAACCTTTGTATCTCCATTATTTTTATTTCTATGATTTATTGCTAATTCTATTTTAGTGATTTCCTCTTTTGACCATAATAGTTTATCGGAATCATTTAAATCCTTTGGACCATTTAATCCTATAGTAATCCCTCTTAGGATAGATGTTTTCCCATAACCATTTTCACCTGTTAAGAAGATCCAATTGGCATTGGGTGGTAATTCTTTAATATGTAAAGATTTTATACCTTGAAAATTTTCGATATAAAATTCTTTTAATGTAAAAGGTAAATTATGTTTTTCCATAAGTTTTTTCTACTAATTTTTTATTCAAATATAAATATTATAGTACAGAAACAACTATTTGTCTTAGTAAAACTCTGTAAATATGAGATAATAATATGATTAGAAAATTACCCATTAATCACACTCTTCATCCAATCCAACTCTACACCTTCTTTTTCTGATAAGGATGTTTCTAGTTGGTCACATAATACCTTTAAATTATTGACAATTTTTACAATCTTAATAATTTCTTCTACTGGAGGTAATGGGAATTTCAGTTCATATAGAATGCCTAAATTAATATTTTTTTGAGCTGTAGATGGGGCATATTTTTCTAAGTCAGATTTAGTTACTGTTATAAAAAATTCTACATATTTCGATATAAATTCACTATCCAAAGTTGTAAAACCTACAACACTATCTGGAAAGCATGCCTCATAACCAAGAAAACCTGTTTCTGCAATATTTGCTGCTATAGTTATGCAAAGAGTCCCCTTATCCCACATTTTACTTTGGGCTAATCCAAAATCATTGTACATGGATTTATGTTGACTTATAATTCCATCTGTTTTCTTTGCACTTGATACATCACCTGTCTGTACTAAGGGATAAATTCCATTTTCAAATAATCTTGTATCGTTCCTTGGCCTATGTTTTGATTTACCTCTCTGAAATAGCCCAACTTCCTGCATCCTACACCAACTCCACCCTTCAGGCAACTCATAAGGAATTTCCTCTTCAGTAATTTCAGGGAGGACTTTTTCTTTCTTGACCTTCTTCTCCTTTATGAGTTGTGCTTTTTCTTCTTGGATACGTTTTAGCAATTCGGAAGCGGGTTCAACATTGGGGTTTTGTTTACGCCAATGATGGGTAAGCTTTCCTTGAACGGCTAATTGTAAGATGGCTTCTCTTAGCTTCTTTACATTGGGTTGGGTAGTAAAGAAGGTTTGGAAGTGAGGTTTTAAGAACGTCCAAGCATTTTCTGTATCAGAAGAGGTTAATTGCTGTAATGAGGATGTGGCAAAGTCTTCTTTTAATTGAATTCGCTTTTTTGTCTGCTCTTCTAATTGCTCTATTTCTGCAAAGAGTTGATTGACGATTTGGACGATGGCTTTTTGTTCTTTTAAAGGAGGTATTGCTATGACACAATTTCTTAATTTTGTAAGTGAAATAAAAGACTGTACTGCTCCATCAGAATTACTTTTCAAATGAGGTGTTTTAAAATTCAAATAATGCAGAATATAATATGGACAATACTCAAATCCAGTATAATATTTAATTAAAGCAACATTTTTTATACTAAAATCAAGGTCTATATCCACTATTACTGGATTGCCAATTGAACCAATCATAGCAAAAAGAATATCGTTCAAATCTACTTTTGATCTTTTAGAAATTTCTAAATGATCTTCTTCTGATATGTACTTTACATTATCAAGATTTAATTTTTTTGTATATAAGTTTTTACTAGTTACCAAAGGATATCCTTTCTCAACATACTTAGGTGTTGCATGGGTACCATCTCTTACATCAAGATAATTTTGCATCCTAGTCCAAACCCACGAACTTGGAATATCAAAATGTATTTCATCCTTCTCAATCTCAGGTAAAGCCTTCTCCTTCTTAATCTTCTTCTCCTTTATCAATTGAGCCTTTTCCTCTTGAATACGTTTCAGTAATTCAGAAGCAGGTTCAACATTAGGATTTTCCTCTCTCCATTTTTCTGTCAACTTCCCTTCCACTGCCAATTGAAGAATTAAGCCTTTTAATTCCTCAGCATTTTTAGGATGGATACTTAACTCCTTGAAGTATTCTATAATATGCGAATGTGTCATGCTTAGTGTAAGGCTTCCGTTAATACTTTTACAATCTCCTCTTGGATACTACTTATGTTTTGCTCACAAGCTCTAAACTCTTCCAATAGTTCCTCTGGACTTGCCAAACTGTCTTCCGCTTGATGTGGATTTTTGATATCCAAATTGTAGTTTCTCTTCTTGATTTCTTCCGCAGACACTTTCCATGCATATTGGTTTTCCTCACGGTTATTCCACCATGCTTTTTCTAAATCAAACTCCTTGATGTTGATCGGCTTTGACTTATTATAGTTCTTTACCCCTTCAGGATAAGGATGCTCAAAGTACCATACCTCTTCTGTAGGTGTTCCTTTCTCAAAGAACAATACATTGGTTTTAATACCCGTATAAGGATTAAATACACCATTCGGTAAACGAACGATGGTATGTAAATTACATTTCTCCATCAGTTCCTCTTTGATACGCGTTTTTACCCCTTCACCAAACAAAGTACCATCAGGTAATACCACTGCACAACGTCCTTTATCTTTTAATAGCTTAATGATTAAAGCTAAGAATAAATCAGCCGTTTCTTTTGTGCGAAATTTTTGAGGAAAGTTAGTTTCCGTTCCGTCTTCTTCCACTCCGCCAAAAGGAGGATTGGTAAGGATGATATCTACTTTATCTTTACCACTCCAATCTGCATAAGGCTTCGTCAGAAGGTTATCTCTTCTTACCGCAGGAAGATCAAAACCATGCAACATCAAATTGGTAGTACACAACAATGTCGGCAAAGGCTTCTTCTCAATACCACGAATTGCCGATTGCATAATTTGTGTATCCTCAGAAGTCTTCACTTGTTGGTTGACATGATCAATAGTACAAGTCAAGAAACCACCCGTACCACATGCAGGGTCCATTACACTTTCACCCAACTGAGGGTTTAAGATATCCACCATAAACTGCGTTACAGCACGAGGTGTATAATACTCTCCCGAAGAACCTGCCGATTGCAATTCCTTCAAGATCGTTTCATAGATATCATTAAACATATGACGCTCTTCATTGCTATTAAAGTCGATCGTATTGATCTCATTAATCACCTGACGGAAGAGTGTTCCGTTTTTCATATAATTATAGGTATCGTCAAATACAGAACGAATAATTCTCGCCTGAGGGCTTTCCGTTATATCTAACTCCTTTAATGTCGGGAACAATGTATTATTGACAAACTCCATTAAATTATCACCTGTCAACCCTTCTTCATCTGCCGCCCAAGTCTGCCACTTCAACTCCTCAGGAATCGGACTCTCATAATCGTCTATGGTAATCTCCCATTCCTCTTCTTTATCAGCAAAAATCTTCATAAATAGCATCCACACCATCTGTGAGATACGTTGTGCATCTCCGTCTACACCAGTGTCTTTTCGCATGATGTCACGAATGCTTTTAATATTTGATGTTATTTGGCTCATTGTTGTTTTCTTAATTTTAAATTAGAAAGGTAAATTTCCTTCTTCTGAAGGTTCTGAAAAATTCATGAATTGTTTACTTTCTATTTCTATACTCAACGATAAAATAAAATTAGATACTTTCTCTAAAAACTCAATAGGTAATTCAGACGATTCAATAAAGAAACCATTAATAGTATCATCATATTCAATACCAGTTTCAAGTGCATTTTTCATATTATTATAATCTCTATTGTTTCTAATTTGAGATTTATTATGTGCTATACCATTTCTTAGTAAACGATATACATTAAATGTCTCAAACTCCTGTAGTAAATCTCCGACATCTGAAGTTATTTCGAAAAAAGACTTAAATTTTAATATATCAGTTCTACCATTTAGATTTAGCATTGATAAAGGTGATGAAGTTTGATTTTCAATTTCTAAACATAGCTCTTTTAGTGTATTTTCAAAAAGAGCATAAATCAAGATTATACTCGAATGAAAGAAGTGGCAATTCAAAATTCTCACTTTTTTTTCATACAATTCCTGAAGTTCACTTTCTTTATCAGGGTCCTCTTCAATTTGTTGAAGTAATCTTTCTCGATTACTGGAAGAAAAATCATGAGTGGTTACTGTACATAATTCTATATGTTCAATTAAGTATTCTTTTTCTTTTAGATGATTATCTTTAAAAGTAGATAAATCGATAGTCATCTCATTTAGATTACTGTAATTTGTTAACATAATAATTGTCGTTTAAATAAATCTAGATAGACTCTTCTTCAATCTGTTTTAAGGATTTTCCTATACTATTTTTCCAACTCTCAGGTCCACTCCTAGCTGTTCCTGCAATTATAGCTGCCGCGTAGGAAGATGAACTCATTAAAACATTTTTTTTAAGGATAAAGCATTTATTAGTTACTTCCACGATATTTTCATCATTAGTTAAGTCTTCTCTTTTTTCTAGTAATTTCTTTTGGTTCTCCCTAAAATTATCGGATGTTTCTTTTACCATTTGAGAATCTTTTAATAAGACGAAGCCTTCATTACTTCTTTTACCTTTTGCAGTTAGCCCTTTGATTTTGAAATAGAATATTTCTTCCTCTTCAGTTTCCAATTTCTTTTCTTCTTTGTTAGAAGATGTAGCATCTAGCTTTTCTAATAATGGATGGCCTAATGTTCCCATCACCATTTTAATATTATGTAGATATTCTTCCATTGCAGACCTCTCAGACCGGGGTAGAGAAGACTGTGGAGGTGTATTACTATTTTCAAGGTCATAACGATCAGCATCAAGAGCTAAAGCAGTTATTCTAGATTCTAGGTACTTAATATGAGCTTTGGTTAAGTTCTCATCTTTACTTGTAAAGAACACTACCTCACTCCAAAAATCTTTATTCCTAAAATGTTCCACCAATCGATCATATACGTTTTCTGACTCTCCTATATATACATTATTTCTACCATCTGTAGCATGTTGCTCTAAAAGAAAATAAACTCCTGGTCTTTGTGCTTCTTCCCATGCCTTCAACTCAGAAAATTTACTCCTTGGACATGCTACCGCTTGACCTGACCAATTGACAATTTCTACATGTCTCAATCCACTTGCAGAAGCATCTGATAAATATATTTTTATTGTTTTTCCGAACATAATTTAGTTTGCTTTAATAGTCCATGTAATACAGTTCAAGGCTCCTCCATTTTTGACGATACTCTTCATAGAAACAAGAAACATTTTAGATGCATATGCTGGGTAAAGCTGTTGCAGTTGTTCTAATGCTTGAATATCTTCTACAATTTCAAACTTAGGTATAAGGATTATATCTTTCATTAAAAGAAAGTTAATATATGCCCAATTACGATTTTTATTTTCTTGTTCTGAAAATTTTAATTTTTCAATATGAAGACCTGCTTTATCTAACGGTTGATATATTTCTTTTTCCTCATCATAAATATGATTCAAAAGTATTGTCTCCTCATTAATAAAACGAAGCATACCATCAGAATGTCCATAGGGTTCTAATTTATCCCAAGGGATTAATACTACATTATCAACCTCAAAAATCTCATGCAAACTCTTTAATAGCGTTTTTTTTGAGTAATGATGTCTATTCTCATAAACTAACTTATCTGTAAGAATTATAGTATTCCTAGATTTAACAACATTACCTCCATCTAATATGACATCTGATTTTATCGTTTTTAAACCCAACGCATCACATACTAAATCAGGATAAGTTTTCAGGTTTCTATACCCTTTCTGATTCCCTTGTAAATAATCAGGATCATATCTAAATTCAATAAACTTATCCTTACTAATTTGTATAGGCATATAATCTCTAGCCCAAATATCATTTGTTTTAGGCAAAAAATTAATTGGTATATTACTATGTTCAAGAATAGCTTTTATTTCTTGAAAATCGTCTTGGTATTTTTCATCATTTATTAGTTGAGAAAAATAAACTTTGGTCGTTTCAAAATCAGAGATCATACCTATTCTTTGTTTTGAGTAAAAACTGATTTATCAATTTCAATTTTATAATTCCTTGGAGTCAAAGAAAATGAAGATGATTTTATCGTTGAAATGTGTTCTTCAATGCTTTTTATAGGGTTACCAATAAAATAAAGTTTGTTCTTAGAGTTGATTACTATTTCGTAATGCTCATTTGCTCTAGCTGCATTTACTTCAGCTATAGACATAAAGAAATCTCTACCACTTGAAGATTTTTTCACCTCAATAAGCGTTGGAGTTCCATTATCATAAACAAGTAGATCAAAATATGAAAACTTATGATGCATGGTAATGTAGAAAAGGGAGATTAATTTCTCTCTTAGAACCTCTGTATTATTGATATTGGTCAAACATTCTTCTTTAATAGATTCTTTTAAAGTAGCTCCTAGCTTTATTGATTTTTGATATACCTCTTCAATACCTTTCTTTTTTTCTTCTACATCTAAAGTGAGAAACTCATCAATATAATACATCAAAACCGTTTCTTCACCCAAAACACCCATTTGCTCTAATATTTGACCTCGTAGACTATTTCCTTTGAAAATCTTTTTATTCGAAATAGAAACAACCTCTTGAGTAATATTACTAGTACCTAATGTAAGGTGATCTTCTACAATACGATCCTTTTGTTTTGAATAATTATCTAGTATATCTTTTATTTTATTCTTTTGGACTAACTCTTTTTCAAGCTCTTCATTTTTCTCGTTTACTACACAATACTTACTCATCAATTTTCTTAGTTCCAGCTCTACTCCAAGTTTCTGAGTAAGTTTTTCGACATATTCGATTTCATCATCCAATTTAAGATCATGAAGTGTAGAGAGGACTTGAGTACCCATACTTACTATATGAGATCGATCTATATTTAATTTAAAATTCCCAAATAGTTCATTAAACTTACTATCAATCTGAACTTCCCTTATTTTATTTTCTAAGTCCTTTAGTGTATTGTTTTTATCTCTTTGGATTAACAGTTCACTTTGAAAATCTTTGTTATAAACAAACCAACTAGAATGTAATTTTTTTATTTCATGATCATTAAGAATAATAGAATAAAATTCATTTTCTATTTCTTGATAATTATTATTCCAACTCTTCTTGATTTGGTTTATTTCTTCTTGATCATATTGCATCAGTATGTCTTCATAGTTTCCATTGAAGAACACTAATTCAATTCTATCTTTAATACCTTTTAGATTAAATAAATGCTGTGCTATAGCTTCGGCTTTCTTTGTATTTGTAATAGACCTATCTAAGTATAATATCTTGTTATCAAAAAGGTAATCTGTTTCAA includes the following:
- a CDS encoding restriction endonuclease subunit S, which translates into the protein MTHSHIIEYFKELSIHPKNAEELKGLILQLAVEGKLTEKWREENPNVEPASELLKRIQEEKAQLIKEKKIKKEKALPEIEKDEIHFDIPSSWVWTRMQNYLDVRDGTHATPKYVEKGYPLVTSKNLYTKKLNLDNVKYISEEDHLEISKRSKVDLNDILFAMIGSIGNPVIVDIDLDFSIKNVALIKYYTGFEYCPYYILHYLNFKTPHLKSNSDGAVQSFISLTKLRNCVIAIPPLKEQKAIVQIVNQLFAEIEQLEEQTKKRIQLKEDFATSSLQQLTSSDTENAWTFLKPHFQTFFTTQPNVKKLREAILQLAVQGKLTHHWRKQNPNVEPASELLKRIQEEKAQLIKEKKVKKEKVLPEITEEEIPYELPEGWSWCRMQEVGLFQRGKSKHRPRNDTRLFENGIYPLVQTGDVSSAKKTDGIISQHKSMYNDFGLAQSKMWDKGTLCITIAANIAETGFLGYEACFPDSVVGFTTLDSEFISKYVEFFITVTKSDLEKYAPSTAQKNINLGILYELKFPLPPVEEIIKIVKIVNNLKVLCDQLETSLSEKEGVELDWMKSVING
- a CDS encoding GIY-YIG nuclease family protein, whose amino-acid sequence is MFGKTIKIYLSDASASGLRHVEIVNWSGQAVACPRSKFSELKAWEEAQRPGVYFLLEQHATDGRNNVYIGESENVYDRLVEHFRNKDFWSEVVFFTSKDENLTKAHIKYLESRITALALDADRYDLENSNTPPQSSLPRSERSAMEEYLHNIKMVMGTLGHPLLEKLDATSSNKEEKKLETEEEEIFYFKIKGLTAKGKRSNEGFVLLKDSQMVKETSDNFRENQKKLLEKREDLTNDENIVEVTNKCFILKKNVLMSSSSYAAAIIAGTARSGPESWKNSIGKSLKQIEEESI
- a CDS encoding agmatine deiminase family protein, with protein sequence MISDFETTKVYFSQLINDEKYQDDFQEIKAILEHSNIPINFLPKTNDIWARDYMPIQISKDKFIEFRYDPDYLQGNQKGYRNLKTYPDLVCDALGLKTIKSDVILDGGNVVKSRNTIILTDKLVYENRHHYSKKTLLKSLHEIFEVDNVVLIPWDKLEPYGHSDGMLRFINEETILLNHIYDEEKEIYQPLDKAGLHIEKLKFSEQENKNRNWAYINFLLMKDIILIPKFEIVEDIQALEQLQQLYPAYASKMFLVSMKSIVKNGGALNCITWTIKAN
- a CDS encoding type I restriction-modification system subunit M translates to MSQITSNIKSIRDIMRKDTGVDGDAQRISQMVWMLFMKIFADKEEEWEITIDDYESPIPEELKWQTWAADEEGLTGDNLMEFVNNTLFPTLKELDITESPQARIIRSVFDDTYNYMKNGTLFRQVINEINTIDFNSNEERHMFNDIYETILKELQSAGSSGEYYTPRAVTQFMVDILNPQLGESVMDPACGTGGFLTCTIDHVNQQVKTSEDTQIMQSAIRGIEKKPLPTLLCTTNLMLHGFDLPAVRRDNLLTKPYADWSGKDKVDIILTNPPFGGVEEDGTETNFPQKFRTKETADLFLALIIKLLKDKGRCAVVLPDGTLFGEGVKTRIKEELMEKCNLHTIVRLPNGVFNPYTGIKTNVLFFEKGTPTEEVWYFEHPYPEGVKNYNKSKPINIKEFDLEKAWWNNREENQYAWKVSAEEIKKRNYNLDIKNPHQAEDSLASPEELLEEFRACEQNISSIQEEIVKVLTEALH